In Pseudoduganella albidiflava, a single window of DNA contains:
- a CDS encoding PD40 domain-containing protein, protein MKRLFIAYLPLALIAAVPAAENPPAGAYTVGFASFGPTRTELFIARGDGAGARPLLSESWNNYNAALSRDGKWLTFTSEREGSADIYRMRIDGRDRQLLVGGPAFDDQSVLSPDGRRLAFVSDREGQPDIWILNLKTRALTNVTRHPGGDFRPSWSPDGQWLAFSSDRDSTDPRLSFSILHSTAIYLVRPDGSGLRRIGKTGEFEGSPSWSRDGKSVVFYAGDIANVNKIVHPKRLRGVTQLVSIDIASGTRTVLTDGPGEKTSPHWLKGKKLAFVSGGPDGGLSLMGGGTVLRGEVSSPSWSADGGRLVFHREADPHWPPFQRWKSLDPAFKLVRTGVFPSWLPSGERIVLNDKTAGILHNDIISIAADGSGQRTLFHDEKRSALAPEVSPSGKQIAFGLGNFFQGTQGRALADIALINIDGSGLTILTDGSGNYGLPSWSPDGSQIVFRGAGNGEGKDGLLIIDVASRVQRHIPGTVIKDNFPSWSPKGDLISFTSNRDGDYEIYTVRPDGTGLRRLTDIPGNDAHNSWSPDGEWIAFASGTHGFRDEAVLHPYNPQPYGEIYVMRADGSDRRRLTNNQYEEGTPKWSIARPEKPVRP, encoded by the coding sequence ATGAAACGGTTGTTCATCGCGTACCTGCCACTGGCACTCATCGCGGCGGTGCCGGCTGCCGAGAATCCACCTGCGGGCGCCTACACGGTCGGCTTTGCCAGCTTCGGCCCGACCCGGACCGAGCTGTTCATCGCTCGCGGCGATGGCGCCGGCGCCCGCCCTCTGCTGTCGGAGTCCTGGAATAACTACAACGCCGCCCTCTCGCGCGATGGCAAGTGGCTGACCTTCACTTCCGAGCGCGAAGGTTCGGCCGACATCTACCGCATGCGCATCGATGGCCGCGACCGGCAACTGCTGGTTGGCGGCCCCGCCTTTGACGACCAGTCCGTCCTGTCGCCGGACGGGCGCCGGCTGGCCTTTGTTTCGGACCGTGAAGGCCAGCCCGATATCTGGATATTGAATCTGAAGACGCGCGCGCTCACCAATGTTACCCGGCACCCCGGCGGCGACTTTCGGCCGTCCTGGTCGCCCGATGGGCAGTGGCTGGCTTTTTCTTCCGACCGCGACTCCACCGATCCGCGGCTCAGTTTCAGTATCCTGCATTCAACCGCCATCTATCTGGTCCGGCCGGATGGAAGCGGCCTGCGCCGCATTGGCAAGACCGGTGAATTCGAAGGCAGCCCGAGCTGGTCGCGCGATGGCAAGTCGGTGGTCTTCTATGCAGGCGATATCGCCAACGTCAACAAGATCGTGCATCCCAAGCGCCTGCGTGGCGTCACCCAGCTTGTCTCGATCGACATTGCCAGCGGCACGCGTACTGTATTGACCGACGGTCCCGGCGAGAAAACCTCGCCGCACTGGTTGAAAGGCAAAAAACTGGCGTTCGTCAGCGGCGGCCCGGATGGCGGCCTGTCACTGATGGGTGGTGGCACCGTGCTGCGGGGCGAGGTCAGCAGCCCGAGCTGGTCAGCCGATGGCGGGCGACTGGTATTCCACCGCGAGGCAGACCCCCACTGGCCGCCATTCCAGCGATGGAAAAGCCTGGACCCGGCCTTCAAGCTGGTACGCACCGGTGTGTTTCCTTCGTGGTTACCCTCGGGTGAGCGGATTGTGCTGAACGATAAGACCGCGGGCATCCTGCACAACGACATCATCAGCATCGCAGCGGACGGCAGCGGCCAGCGTACCCTGTTCCACGATGAAAAGCGCAGCGCGCTGGCTCCCGAGGTATCGCCATCTGGCAAGCAGATCGCCTTCGGTCTCGGCAATTTTTTCCAGGGTACGCAAGGAAGGGCCCTCGCCGATATTGCGCTCATCAATATCGATGGCAGCGGCTTGACCATCCTGACCGATGGTTCCGGCAATTACGGCCTGCCCAGCTGGTCACCGGATGGCAGCCAGATCGTTTTTCGCGGCGCCGGCAATGGCGAAGGGAAGGATGGCTTGCTGATCATCGACGTGGCCAGCCGCGTGCAGCGCCACATTCCCGGTACGGTCATCAAGGACAACTTTCCCTCGTGGTCGCCAAAGGGTGATCTCATCAGTTTCACCAGCAACCGCGACGGCGATTACGAAATCTATACCGTGCGTCCGGATGGGACCGGGCTCAGGCGTCTCACCGACATTCCCGGCAACGATGCCCACAATAGCTGGTCTCCGGATGGCGAATGGATCGCCTTCGCCAGCGGCACTCATGGTTTTCGTGATGAAGCCGTGCTGCATCCCTACAATCCACAGCCTTACGGCGAGATTTACGTGATGCGCGCGGACGGCAGTGACCGGCGCCGGCTGACCAACAACCAATATGAAGAGGGCACGCCGAAATGGTCGATCGCGCGTCCCGAGAAACCAGTCCGTCCATGA
- a CDS encoding FAD-dependent monooxygenase has product MNTPSSSKHHVQTAVCIVGNGAIAKAAALAFAQAGQSVTLLGPPAAAKPDGLEPSWDVRVYALNHTAHELLSNLKVWGAMDQLRIAPVDGMIIKGDGEQPGHLNFDAYGAHADTLAWIVEDRNLNEALDAALRFARDVHVVTGRAVALKCDEDHATVQLADGSAVRSSLVVGADGAQSWVRGQCDIGLDYKPYGQQGVVANFETELPHHGAAFQWFTCDRGIVALLPLPGNRVSLVWSAPDNLADQLCAEGAQALADRLAEFAADKLGKLTPVLPESVRAFPLSLVRPHSLVSQRVALIGDAAHVVHPLAGHGMNLGFGDVRDLVDAVTEREEHRSIGDERVLARYARARKEDVLLMQAATDGLQRLFGANLEPVRAVRNFGLNLLDKLPFVKRSLMSHALGRH; this is encoded by the coding sequence ATGAACACGCCATCCTCTTCCAAGCACCATGTGCAGACGGCGGTCTGCATCGTCGGCAACGGCGCGATCGCCAAGGCGGCCGCGCTGGCCTTCGCCCAGGCCGGGCAGAGCGTCACCCTGCTCGGCCCACCCGCCGCGGCGAAGCCGGATGGGCTCGAGCCCAGCTGGGACGTGCGGGTGTATGCGCTGAACCACACGGCGCACGAGCTGCTGTCGAACCTGAAAGTCTGGGGCGCGATGGACCAGCTGCGCATCGCCCCGGTGGACGGCATGATCATCAAGGGCGACGGCGAACAGCCCGGCCACCTGAATTTCGATGCGTATGGCGCCCATGCGGACACGCTGGCCTGGATCGTCGAAGACCGCAACCTGAACGAGGCGCTCGACGCCGCGCTGCGCTTTGCCCGCGACGTGCATGTCGTGACCGGCCGGGCGGTGGCGCTCAAGTGCGACGAGGACCACGCCACCGTGCAGCTGGCCGATGGCAGCGCCGTCAGGTCGTCGCTGGTGGTGGGCGCGGATGGCGCCCAGTCGTGGGTGCGCGGCCAGTGCGACATCGGCCTCGATTACAAGCCGTATGGCCAGCAAGGGGTGGTCGCCAATTTCGAGACGGAGCTTCCGCACCACGGTGCCGCGTTCCAGTGGTTCACGTGCGACCGCGGCATCGTGGCCCTGCTGCCGCTGCCGGGCAACCGCGTGTCGCTGGTCTGGTCCGCGCCGGACAACCTGGCCGACCAGCTGTGCGCCGAAGGTGCGCAGGCGCTGGCCGACCGGCTGGCCGAATTCGCCGCCGACAAGCTGGGCAAGCTGACACCCGTGCTGCCGGAATCGGTGCGCGCCTTCCCCCTGTCGCTGGTGCGGCCGCATTCGCTCGTTTCGCAACGCGTGGCATTGATCGGCGACGCTGCCCACGTGGTGCATCCGCTGGCCGGCCATGGCATGAACCTGGGTTTCGGCGACGTGCGCGATTTGGTGGACGCCGTTACCGAGCGCGAAGAACACCGCTCGATCGGCGACGAGCGCGTGCTCGCCCGCTATGCCCGCGCGCGCAAGGAAGACGTGCTGCTGATGCAGGCCGCCACCGATGGCTTGCAGCGTCTGTTCGGCGCCAACCTCGAACCCGTGCGCGCGGTGCGCAATTTCGGGCTAAACTTGCTGGACAAATTGCCTTTCGTCAAGCGTTCGCTCATGTCGCACGCGCTGGGCCGGCACTGA